A single genomic interval of Thermoanaerobacter uzonensis DSM 18761 harbors:
- the mnmA gene encoding tRNA 2-thiouridine(34) synthase MnmA: MEISNRVVIGMSGGVDSSVAAYLLKKEGFDVIGLTMKVWVDHEAKAFDSNKNCCSLRAIQDAKKVAEMLLIPHYTVDFSEVFYDKIVNYFVNEYLKGRTPNPCVLCNRQIKFGELLEKAFELGAYYIATGHYVRKDYDEKTKRYLLKKGIDSYKDQSYVLYHLTQKQLEHALFPLGNYKKEEIRALAEELKLPVAKKPESQEICFIPDNDYSGFIKRQVKDEIKPGEFRDVYGKFLGYHKGIIHYTIGQRRGLGLSSDRPLYVVDIDVKNNVVVVGHQEDVWGEELISSNNNFISIKKLEKEMKVTAKIRYTAKEEEAIIKPYEEDKVLVKFLKPQRAITPGQSVVFYDKDVVVGGGIIEKKVR; this comes from the coding sequence ATGGAGATAAGCAATAGAGTAGTAATTGGAATGAGTGGAGGAGTAGATAGCTCTGTAGCTGCATATCTTTTAAAAAAAGAAGGATTTGATGTTATAGGCCTTACAATGAAAGTATGGGTAGACCATGAAGCTAAAGCTTTTGATAGCAATAAGAACTGTTGTTCTTTAAGAGCTATACAAGATGCAAAAAAAGTTGCAGAAATGTTGTTAATACCTCATTACACAGTTGATTTTAGTGAAGTCTTTTACGATAAAATAGTAAATTATTTTGTCAATGAATATTTAAAAGGAAGGACTCCTAATCCTTGTGTATTATGTAATAGGCAAATAAAATTTGGAGAGCTTCTTGAGAAAGCATTTGAGTTGGGAGCTTATTACATTGCTACAGGCCATTATGTCAGAAAAGACTATGATGAAAAAACAAAAAGATATTTATTAAAAAAAGGTATAGATTCTTATAAAGATCAAAGCTATGTCTTATATCATTTGACACAGAAGCAGTTAGAGCATGCTCTTTTCCCTTTAGGAAATTACAAAAAAGAAGAAATAAGAGCTTTGGCAGAGGAGTTAAAGCTACCTGTTGCTAAAAAGCCAGAAAGTCAAGAAATTTGTTTTATCCCAGATAATGATTACAGCGGATTTATAAAAAGGCAAGTTAAAGATGAGATAAAGCCAGGAGAATTTAGAGATGTTTACGGTAAATTTTTAGGGTATCATAAGGGAATAATACACTATACAATTGGTCAGAGAAGAGGATTGGGTTTATCTTCTGATAGACCTTTATACGTCGTGGATATAGATGTGAAAAACAATGTGGTTGTTGTTGGACATCAAGAAGATGTGTGGGGAGAGGAGCTTATATCCTCAAATAACAATTTTATTTCCATTAAAAAACTAGAAAAGGAAATGAAGGTAACTGCAAAAATACGCTATACAGCTAAAGAAGAAGAGGCTATAATAAAGCCATATGAAGAAGATAAAGTATTAGTAAAATTTTTAAAACCTCAAAGAGCTATAACTCCAGGACAATCAGTTGTCTTTTACGATAAAGATGTAGTAGTAGGAGGAGGAATAATTGAGAAAAAGGTGAGATAG
- a CDS encoding AI-2E family transporter, which translates to MQVKKVYLIFLIIGTIGLLYFFIKNWVSIKNILSPFFVSALIAYLLNPMVKFFNSKGFSSFLSILLVFLIVALVILFFSFYILPLLINEMVIFVKMIPFYTEELQKILLQLKFNYFSYLPPQFEKVLDKNLNVLNNLFASRVDMAFKSAVAILKDIIDVIIVPIITFYLLKDKNLFKKEIEKVIPAKYHGSFSIILKKIDKILSKYIRAQIYLSIFVAIFTSIGLSLIKVKYAFLIGILAGILNIIPYLGPILSIIPAVLIGLLDSLSKGFWALFMCLLVQQIENVFITPKIISDSVGLHPITVIFSLIAGEELFGVWGLLLSVPVVAIGKVIVTEIFIEK; encoded by the coding sequence ATGCAAGTTAAAAAAGTGTATCTAATTTTTTTAATCATTGGTACAATAGGTTTATTATATTTTTTTATAAAGAATTGGGTGAGTATTAAAAATATACTTTCCCCTTTTTTTGTTTCCGCCTTAATAGCCTATTTATTAAATCCAATGGTAAAATTTTTTAATTCAAAGGGTTTTTCTAGTTTTTTGTCTATTCTTCTAGTGTTTTTAATTGTTGCTTTGGTAATACTATTTTTTTCTTTTTACATTCTCCCTTTGTTGATAAATGAAATGGTTATTTTTGTAAAAATGATACCTTTCTATACTGAAGAACTACAAAAAATTTTGCTTCAACTAAAATTTAACTATTTTTCTTATTTACCACCTCAATTTGAAAAAGTTTTAGATAAAAATTTGAATGTCCTAAATAATCTTTTTGCCTCCCGTGTCGATATGGCTTTTAAATCTGCTGTTGCAATATTAAAAGATATTATAGATGTGATAATTGTACCGATTATTACTTTTTATCTTTTAAAGGATAAAAATTTGTTTAAAAAAGAAATTGAAAAAGTAATTCCTGCCAAATATCATGGTAGTTTCTCCATTATTTTAAAAAAAATAGACAAAATTTTGAGTAAATACATAAGAGCACAAATATATCTTTCTATCTTTGTTGCTATTTTTACAAGTATAGGCCTTTCTCTAATTAAAGTTAAATATGCTTTTTTAATAGGAATATTGGCAGGAATATTAAATATAATTCCCTACCTAGGCCCTATCTTGTCAATTATTCCTGCCGTTTTAATAGGGCTCCTTGATTCTTTATCTAAAGGCTTTTGGGCTTTATTTATGTGTCTTTTAGTGCAACAAATAGAAAATGTCTTTATAACACCTAAAATAATTAGTGATAGTGTAGGACTTCATCCAATTACAGTGATTTTTTCATTGATTGCAGGGGAAGAACTTTTTGGCGTCTGGGGACTTTTATTATCTGTGCCTGTTGTGGCAATAGGGAAAGTTATTGTAACAGAAATTTTTATTGAGAAATAA